In Bactrocera oleae isolate idBacOlea1 chromosome 3, idBacOlea1, whole genome shotgun sequence, a genomic segment contains:
- the LOC106620269 gene encoding ATP-binding cassette sub-family G member 1 isoform X1, with translation MTLESHGKLLKERVKPIDIQFKDLSYQVQVHKVKKTILKGISGTFRSGQLTAIMGPSGAGKSSLMNILTGLTTKGVNGNINFGDSQTKSRKLCCYIMQDDHFHSWFTVEETMLLAAQLKISNDSMNIKEKKMLIEHLLDTLKLSQTKLTRTGNLSGGQKKRLSIALELIDNPAVLFLDEPTTGLDSSASCDTIRLLQTLANEGRTIVCTIHQPSSHVFSLFNQIYVLSQGWCTYQGTPHNTIDFLRTVGLECPTYHNPADFLLECVNGDYGDHTDDLAAAARQPKWRYDYDAEQPQHLDGLNGVQIVKMMESKRGGVKQLSPSITPPISATKHVYPPPEWMRLWLLIGRCHVQFFRDWTVTYLKLAVHIICAILIGLLYGDSGSNATKQIANLGSFTIHNTYLWYTTMMPGLLRFPQEISIVKKETFNNWYKLRTYYMATLITSTPVHIIFSMTYITIAYLMTDQPFEIERYAKFMLTAVVVTICADGLGVLLGTILNPINGTFVGAVLTCFMLIFSGFLILLTHMSSLMRLLSYLSPIRYALESMVLAIYSNNRGNIYCPMDVVYCHFKNASTVLRSFGMENGNFGMNILIMFLQLSTFKGLAYVMLKRKLRT, from the exons ATGACGTTGGAATCTCACGGTAAACTGCTGAAAGAGCGCGTCAAGCCCATCGATATACAGTTCAAGGATCTAAGCTATCAAGTTCAAGTGCAtaaag TGAAGAAAACCATATTGAAAGGAATTTCGGGTACATTTCGTTCTGGTCAACTGACGGCAATTATGGGACCCTCGGGGGCGGGCAAGTCGAGTTTGATGAATATTTTAACAGGTCTTAC tacAAAAGGTGTTAAcggtaatataaattttggcGACTCACAAACTAAATCGCGTAAACTGTGTTGTTATATAATGCAAGATGATCATTTTCATTCATGGTTTACCGTTGAGGAGACAATGCTGCTGGCGGCTCAACTGAAAATCTCTAACGATTCGATGAACATAAAGGAGAAGAAAATGCTG ATCGAACATTTATTGGATACCCTAAAGTTATCACAGACCAAATTAACACGCACTGGCAACCTATCTGGCGGTCAAAAGAAACGCTTATCTATCGCCTTGGAGTTAATTGATAATCCAGCGGTGCTATTTTTGGATGAGCCAACAAC CGGCTTGGATAGCTCAGCATCTTGTGATACTATACGGTTACTACAAACTTTGGCTAATGAAGGTCGCACAATCGTTTGTACAATTCATCAACCCTCGTCACATGTTTTCAGCctatttaatcaaatttatgtGCTGAGTCAAGGTTGGTGTACATACCAGGGTACGCCGCATAATACCATTGACTTTTTAAGAACGGTTGGTTTGGAATGTCCGACTTATCACAATCCAGCTGATTTTT TGTTGGAGTGCGTGAATGGTGATTATGGCGATCATACCGATGACTTAGCTGCTGCTGCTCGACAGCCTAAATGGCGATATGATTATGATGCGGAGCAACCGCAACACTTGGATGGTTTAAATGGCGTACAAATTGTGAAAATGATGGAGTCTAAACGGGGAGGGGTAAAGCAACTATCCCCATCGATAACACCACCAATATCTGCCACAAAACATGTTTACCCGCCGCCAGAATGGATGCGTCTGTGGCTGTTGATCGGTCGTTGTCATGTGCAATTTTTCCGCGATTGG ACGGTGACCTATTTAAAATTGGCTGTGCATATTATTTGCGCTATACTGATTGGCCTGCTATATGGCGACTCCGGTTCAAATGCGACAAAGCAGATTGCAAATTTAGGTTCATTCACAATACACAATACGTATTTATGGTATACGACAATGATGCCGGGCCTATTGAGAT tCCCTCAGGAAATCAGCATAGTCAAAAAGGAAACTTTCAACAATTGGTATAAATTACGAACGTATTATATGGCAACGCTGATAACGTCTACACCGGTACAC ATCATATTTTCCATGACATATATCACCATCGCCTACCTGATGACCGATCAACCATTTGAAATTGAACGTTATGCCAAATTCATGTTGACAGCTGTCGTGGTGACGATATGCGCCGATGGACTGGGTGTACTATTAGGCACTATATTGAATCCAATT aACGGTACATTTGTCGGTGCTGTATTGACTTGTTTCATGTTGATATTCTCCGGTTTTCTTATACTGCTCACACATATGTCGAGCTTAATGCGCTTATTATCGTACTTATCACCAATTCGTTATGCGCTCGAGAGCATGGTGTTGGCGATATATTCTAATAATCGGGGGAATATTTATTGCCCAATGGATGTGGTGTATTGTCATTTTAA aaatgCCAGTACAGTGCTACGCAGTTTCGGCATGGAAAATGGAAATTTCGGCatgaatatattaataatgTTTCTGCAACTGTCGACTTTTAAAGGACTAGCTTATGTTATGCTAAAGCGAAAGCTGCGaacgtaa
- the LOC106620269 gene encoding ATP-binding cassette sub-family G member 1 isoform X2, whose translation MQDDHFHSWFTVEETMLLAAQLKISNDSMNIKEKKMLIEHLLDTLKLSQTKLTRTGNLSGGQKKRLSIALELIDNPAVLFLDEPTTGLDSSASCDTIRLLQTLANEGRTIVCTIHQPSSHVFSLFNQIYVLSQGWCTYQGTPHNTIDFLRTVGLECPTYHNPADFLLECVNGDYGDHTDDLAAAARQPKWRYDYDAEQPQHLDGLNGVQIVKMMESKRGGVKQLSPSITPPISATKHVYPPPEWMRLWLLIGRCHVQFFRDWTVTYLKLAVHIICAILIGLLYGDSGSNATKQIANLGSFTIHNTYLWYTTMMPGLLRFPQEISIVKKETFNNWYKLRTYYMATLITSTPVHIIFSMTYITIAYLMTDQPFEIERYAKFMLTAVVVTICADGLGVLLGTILNPINGTFVGAVLTCFMLIFSGFLILLTHMSSLMRLLSYLSPIRYALESMVLAIYSNNRGNIYCPMDVVYCHFKNASTVLRSFGMENGNFGMNILIMFLQLSTFKGLAYVMLKRKLRT comes from the exons ATGCAAGATGATCATTTTCATTCATGGTTTACCGTTGAGGAGACAATGCTGCTGGCGGCTCAACTGAAAATCTCTAACGATTCGATGAACATAAAGGAGAAGAAAATGCTG ATCGAACATTTATTGGATACCCTAAAGTTATCACAGACCAAATTAACACGCACTGGCAACCTATCTGGCGGTCAAAAGAAACGCTTATCTATCGCCTTGGAGTTAATTGATAATCCAGCGGTGCTATTTTTGGATGAGCCAACAAC CGGCTTGGATAGCTCAGCATCTTGTGATACTATACGGTTACTACAAACTTTGGCTAATGAAGGTCGCACAATCGTTTGTACAATTCATCAACCCTCGTCACATGTTTTCAGCctatttaatcaaatttatgtGCTGAGTCAAGGTTGGTGTACATACCAGGGTACGCCGCATAATACCATTGACTTTTTAAGAACGGTTGGTTTGGAATGTCCGACTTATCACAATCCAGCTGATTTTT TGTTGGAGTGCGTGAATGGTGATTATGGCGATCATACCGATGACTTAGCTGCTGCTGCTCGACAGCCTAAATGGCGATATGATTATGATGCGGAGCAACCGCAACACTTGGATGGTTTAAATGGCGTACAAATTGTGAAAATGATGGAGTCTAAACGGGGAGGGGTAAAGCAACTATCCCCATCGATAACACCACCAATATCTGCCACAAAACATGTTTACCCGCCGCCAGAATGGATGCGTCTGTGGCTGTTGATCGGTCGTTGTCATGTGCAATTTTTCCGCGATTGG ACGGTGACCTATTTAAAATTGGCTGTGCATATTATTTGCGCTATACTGATTGGCCTGCTATATGGCGACTCCGGTTCAAATGCGACAAAGCAGATTGCAAATTTAGGTTCATTCACAATACACAATACGTATTTATGGTATACGACAATGATGCCGGGCCTATTGAGAT tCCCTCAGGAAATCAGCATAGTCAAAAAGGAAACTTTCAACAATTGGTATAAATTACGAACGTATTATATGGCAACGCTGATAACGTCTACACCGGTACAC ATCATATTTTCCATGACATATATCACCATCGCCTACCTGATGACCGATCAACCATTTGAAATTGAACGTTATGCCAAATTCATGTTGACAGCTGTCGTGGTGACGATATGCGCCGATGGACTGGGTGTACTATTAGGCACTATATTGAATCCAATT aACGGTACATTTGTCGGTGCTGTATTGACTTGTTTCATGTTGATATTCTCCGGTTTTCTTATACTGCTCACACATATGTCGAGCTTAATGCGCTTATTATCGTACTTATCACCAATTCGTTATGCGCTCGAGAGCATGGTGTTGGCGATATATTCTAATAATCGGGGGAATATTTATTGCCCAATGGATGTGGTGTATTGTCATTTTAA aaatgCCAGTACAGTGCTACGCAGTTTCGGCATGGAAAATGGAAATTTCGGCatgaatatattaataatgTTTCTGCAACTGTCGACTTTTAAAGGACTAGCTTATGTTATGCTAAAGCGAAAGCTGCGaacgtaa
- the Hrs gene encoding hepatocyte growth factor-regulated tyrosine kinase substrate isoform X1 — translation MFKSSFEKNLENATSHLRLEPEWPSILLICDEINQKDVTPKNAFAAIKKKMSSPNPHSACYALLVLESVVKNCGAPMHDEVFTRENCEMFSNFLEQTPHENVRQKMLELVQTWAYAFRSSEKYQSIKDTMTILKAKGHTFPELKEADAMFTADTAPIWVDGKVCHRCRDEFNFTNRKHHCRNCGQVFCGKCSNKQCPLPKFGIEKDVRVCDGCYVILQRPNTKPAVRTAAESDLPAEYVNSSLSQQVQVCTPPRKSEQELKEEEELQLALALSQSEAEEKKKQQKPNYLVAYRMPERSPSPEAPPAPKEYQQEETNPDLAKYLNRSYWEQRKVNESPLASPSAPSPMPTPQPQAEPAPTQPKSADEVQIDKFASNMRAQVDIFVNRMKSNSSRGRSISNDSSVQTLFLNLTSLHSQQLSYIKEMDDKRMWYEQLQDKLAQIKDSRAALDVLRQEHVEKLRRMAEEQERQRQIQMAQKLEIMRKKKQEYLQYQRQLALQRIQEQEREMQLRQEQQKAQYLMGQTAFPFMPPGVVGGPQVSPSHQMNNVYNPYAFNPNSPGPVNAAGGGGGGGAQYNPTGGIMNPAGGPVAPGALPPGMYATGGVVPGQPNQQHPGMMLQQGQIAQQGMMAPGAPQMGDSMSNMQAQQPSNPALGSQQQQQQQQQQQQQQQQQQQQQHPSQLTHVMLQQQNVLQTHPPIQMPPHQAQHMQPPPQQQQPQQQQQVPQQQQQPPQVPQQQPPQQQQAQIQAVAAAPAPPQSEPEPPAAAPEEPATAELISFD, via the exons atgtttaaatcaagttttgaaaaaaatcttg AAAATGCCACAAGCCACCTGCGTTTGGAGCCTGAGTGGCCTTCTATTCTACTCATTTGTGATGAAATCAATCAAAAGGATGTCAC TCCCAAAAACGCTTTTGctgcaattaagaaaaaaatgagTTCACCGAATCCACATTCAGCTTGTTATGCGCTCCTGGTGTTGGAAAGTGTAGTAAAAAATTGTGGCGCTCCAATGCATGACGAAGTTTTTACCAGGGAGAACTGTGAAATGTTTAGTAACTTTCTGGAGCAGACACCACATGAAAATGTGCGTCAGAAAATGTTGGAATTAGTGCAGACTTGGGCATATGCATTTCGCTCATCAGAGAAATATCAATCAATAAAG GACACTATGACTATACTAAAAGCAAAGGGACATACTTTCCCAGAGCTGAAAGAAGCAGATGCTATGTTCACAGCCGACACTGCGCCAATTTGGGTTGATGGCAAAGTATGTCATCGCTGTCGCGACGAATTCAACTTCACCAATCGTAAGCATCATTGCCGCAATTGTGGTCAAGTATTTTGTGGTAAATGCTCCAACAAACAGTGTCCACTACCTAAATTTGGCATTGAAAAGGAT GTGCGCGTTTGTGATGGCTGCTATGTAATTTTACAACGTCCGAATACCAAGCCAGCAGTACGTACTGCAGCTGAGAGTGATTTGCCAGCTGAATATGTCAATAGTTCGCTTTCACAGCAAGTGCaggtgtgt ACGCCACCACGTAAAAGTGAACAAGAAttgaaagaagaagaagaactaCAGTTAGCTTTAGCGTTGAGTCAATCGGAGGCCGAGGAAaagaagaaacaacaaaaaccaaac TATTTGGTCGCTTACCGTATGCCAGAGCGTTCGCCAAGTCCCGAAGCACCGCCAGCACCTAAAGAATATCAGCAAGAAGAAACGAATCCAGATCTGGCTAAATATTTGAATCGCTCTTATTGGGAACAACGCAAAGTAAACGAATCGCCGTTGGCAAGTCCATCAGCACCGAGCCCAATGCCGACGCCGCAACCGCAAGCAGAACCGGCACCTACACAACCAAag TCAGCTGATGAGGTGCAAATCGACAAATTCGCCTCGAATATGCGCGCACAAGTGGATATTTTTGTAAATCGTATGAAATCAAATTCCAGTCGTGGACGCAGCATTTCAAATGACTCTTCCGTACAAACACTCTTCTTGAATTTAACTTCGTTGCACTCACAGCAACTTTCCTACATTAAAGAGATGGATGACAAGCGCATGTGGTACGAACAATTACAGGATAAATTGGCGCAAATCAAAGACTCACGTGCCGCGCTAGATGTTCTCCGACAGGAGCATGTAGAGAAGCTGCGACGCATGGCTGAAGAGCAAGAGCGTCAAAGGCAAATACAAATGGCACAGAAATTGGAAATAATGCGTAAGAAGAAGCAAGAATATTTGCAATATCAACGACAACTAGCGCTGCAGCGCATACAAGAACAAGAACGCGAAATGCAATTGCGTCAAGAGCAACAGAAAGCACAATATCTCATGGGGCAGACAGCATTCCCCTTTATGCCACCGGGTGTTGTTGGTGGGCCACAAGTTTCGCCGTCCCATCAAATGAATAATGTCTACAATCCATATGCATTTAATCCGAATTCACCGGGACCAGTAAATGCcgctggtggtggtggtggcggtggtgcACAATATAATCCAACAGGTGGCATCATGAATCCGGCTGGTGGACCTGTGGCACCAGGTGCCTTACCACCAGGTATGTATGCAACAGGTGGTGTAGTGCCAGGACAACCGAATCAACAACATCCAGGTATGATGTTGCAGCAGGGACAAATTGCACAGCAAGGTATGATGGCGCCGGGGGCACCACAGATGGGTGACAGCATGTCAAACATGCAAG CTCAACAACCGTCTAATCCAGCTTTAggatcacaacaacaacaacaacaacaacagcagcaacaacaacaacagcagcaacaacaacaacagcaacatcctTCGCAGTTGACGCATGTTATGCTGCAGCAACAAAATGTTTTGCAAACTCATCCACCTATTCAAATGCCGCCACACCAAGCA
- the Hrs gene encoding hepatocyte growth factor-regulated tyrosine kinase substrate isoform X2 has product MFKSSFEKNLENATSHLRLEPEWPSILLICDEINQKDVTPKNAFAAIKKKMSSPNPHSACYALLVLESVVKNCGAPMHDEVFTRENCEMFSNFLEQTPHENVRQKMLELVQTWAYAFRSSEKYQSIKDTMTILKAKGHTFPELKEADAMFTADTAPIWVDGKVCHRCRDEFNFTNRKHHCRNCGQVFCGKCSNKQCPLPKFGIEKDVRVCDGCYVILQRPNTKPAVRTAAESDLPAEYVNSSLSQQVQTPPRKSEQELKEEEELQLALALSQSEAEEKKKQQKPNYLVAYRMPERSPSPEAPPAPKEYQQEETNPDLAKYLNRSYWEQRKVNESPLASPSAPSPMPTPQPQAEPAPTQPKSADEVQIDKFASNMRAQVDIFVNRMKSNSSRGRSISNDSSVQTLFLNLTSLHSQQLSYIKEMDDKRMWYEQLQDKLAQIKDSRAALDVLRQEHVEKLRRMAEEQERQRQIQMAQKLEIMRKKKQEYLQYQRQLALQRIQEQEREMQLRQEQQKAQYLMGQTAFPFMPPGVVGGPQVSPSHQMNNVYNPYAFNPNSPGPVNAAGGGGGGGAQYNPTGGIMNPAGGPVAPGALPPGMYATGGVVPGQPNQQHPGMMLQQGQIAQQGMMAPGAPQMGDSMSNMQAQQPSNPALGSQQQQQQQQQQQQQQQQQQQQQHPSQLTHVMLQQQNVLQTHPPIQMPPHQAQHMQPPPQQQQPQQQQQVPQQQQQPPQVPQQQPPQQQQAQIQAVAAAPAPPQSEPEPPAAAPEEPATAELISFD; this is encoded by the exons atgtttaaatcaagttttgaaaaaaatcttg AAAATGCCACAAGCCACCTGCGTTTGGAGCCTGAGTGGCCTTCTATTCTACTCATTTGTGATGAAATCAATCAAAAGGATGTCAC TCCCAAAAACGCTTTTGctgcaattaagaaaaaaatgagTTCACCGAATCCACATTCAGCTTGTTATGCGCTCCTGGTGTTGGAAAGTGTAGTAAAAAATTGTGGCGCTCCAATGCATGACGAAGTTTTTACCAGGGAGAACTGTGAAATGTTTAGTAACTTTCTGGAGCAGACACCACATGAAAATGTGCGTCAGAAAATGTTGGAATTAGTGCAGACTTGGGCATATGCATTTCGCTCATCAGAGAAATATCAATCAATAAAG GACACTATGACTATACTAAAAGCAAAGGGACATACTTTCCCAGAGCTGAAAGAAGCAGATGCTATGTTCACAGCCGACACTGCGCCAATTTGGGTTGATGGCAAAGTATGTCATCGCTGTCGCGACGAATTCAACTTCACCAATCGTAAGCATCATTGCCGCAATTGTGGTCAAGTATTTTGTGGTAAATGCTCCAACAAACAGTGTCCACTACCTAAATTTGGCATTGAAAAGGAT GTGCGCGTTTGTGATGGCTGCTATGTAATTTTACAACGTCCGAATACCAAGCCAGCAGTACGTACTGCAGCTGAGAGTGATTTGCCAGCTGAATATGTCAATAGTTCGCTTTCACAGCAAGTGCag ACGCCACCACGTAAAAGTGAACAAGAAttgaaagaagaagaagaactaCAGTTAGCTTTAGCGTTGAGTCAATCGGAGGCCGAGGAAaagaagaaacaacaaaaaccaaac TATTTGGTCGCTTACCGTATGCCAGAGCGTTCGCCAAGTCCCGAAGCACCGCCAGCACCTAAAGAATATCAGCAAGAAGAAACGAATCCAGATCTGGCTAAATATTTGAATCGCTCTTATTGGGAACAACGCAAAGTAAACGAATCGCCGTTGGCAAGTCCATCAGCACCGAGCCCAATGCCGACGCCGCAACCGCAAGCAGAACCGGCACCTACACAACCAAag TCAGCTGATGAGGTGCAAATCGACAAATTCGCCTCGAATATGCGCGCACAAGTGGATATTTTTGTAAATCGTATGAAATCAAATTCCAGTCGTGGACGCAGCATTTCAAATGACTCTTCCGTACAAACACTCTTCTTGAATTTAACTTCGTTGCACTCACAGCAACTTTCCTACATTAAAGAGATGGATGACAAGCGCATGTGGTACGAACAATTACAGGATAAATTGGCGCAAATCAAAGACTCACGTGCCGCGCTAGATGTTCTCCGACAGGAGCATGTAGAGAAGCTGCGACGCATGGCTGAAGAGCAAGAGCGTCAAAGGCAAATACAAATGGCACAGAAATTGGAAATAATGCGTAAGAAGAAGCAAGAATATTTGCAATATCAACGACAACTAGCGCTGCAGCGCATACAAGAACAAGAACGCGAAATGCAATTGCGTCAAGAGCAACAGAAAGCACAATATCTCATGGGGCAGACAGCATTCCCCTTTATGCCACCGGGTGTTGTTGGTGGGCCACAAGTTTCGCCGTCCCATCAAATGAATAATGTCTACAATCCATATGCATTTAATCCGAATTCACCGGGACCAGTAAATGCcgctggtggtggtggtggcggtggtgcACAATATAATCCAACAGGTGGCATCATGAATCCGGCTGGTGGACCTGTGGCACCAGGTGCCTTACCACCAGGTATGTATGCAACAGGTGGTGTAGTGCCAGGACAACCGAATCAACAACATCCAGGTATGATGTTGCAGCAGGGACAAATTGCACAGCAAGGTATGATGGCGCCGGGGGCACCACAGATGGGTGACAGCATGTCAAACATGCAAG CTCAACAACCGTCTAATCCAGCTTTAggatcacaacaacaacaacaacaacaacagcagcaacaacaacaacagcagcaacaacaacaacagcaacatcctTCGCAGTTGACGCATGTTATGCTGCAGCAACAAAATGTTTTGCAAACTCATCCACCTATTCAAATGCCGCCACACCAAGCA